The genomic region TCCTAAGGCCAACTGTTGATCCCAGTTCGGTTTGATAAAAGGTTGGTCTGTCCCTATGATATGGTCTTTTGTGTAGACATTACCGCTGCCATCGTAAAGCCCATCCAGCGATACGCCCGTTCGGAATCTGTAGTTCAGGTTATACATAGGTGCGAAATAGGCGCCCAGCACCGGATATTTATCGGGAGAGGCGACCTGTGTATTTCCAAATTCGATTCCTTTTCTTCGCCAAGACCCGAAAAGCACAAGATCATAGCTAAGGTGCCTTTTTAAGGCGGGAATATTCACCACTTGCTCTGCTTCGGATTTTTCTTGTTTATCATTGGCGAGGTTGTACAGCAGTCCGAGTTTCGCGCCGACCATGTTCAACCCTGCATTTGGATATTCAGTATTACCATTAGAAAAATGAGTAAGTTCTGCTCCGGTGGTTAACCAGTAGCGATCAGCGATTTCCCACTTTAAGAAAAGCCCCAGATTGATATAGGCATTGAGTTTCGATCCAATGATCATGTTACCAGGGTTGTTTACAGGATCATAGGGTCGCCATCCGGTTGATAAGCCAAAGTTCCACTCGTAGTTGAGGGAAGCGACTTCGCTGAGTTTCGAGAGCTGCGCCGTTTGGAAGAGATAACTTGCAATGGGCGTTCCTAATTCTTTATGATTACCAAAATCGAAGACAGCTATACCTATTCCTTGTTGTGTTTTCGAAAAGACCTGCTTGCCAAGACTTCCCTTTGGCAAGGAAAATGAATATTTAATATGTCCGGAAACTGCTCTTTTGCTAAGCTGCTCATTGGCGACTTCGGTTTTGTAGAATGGCGAAGTGGGAAACACATAGGATGGTCTAATTTCTGCAGCGATATGGTGCGAGAAATTCGATATAAAGACTTTAGCAGTATCAACTCGACTATTATCAGTTTTTTGTTGAGCATTCAGCAGAAAACCATAAAAAAAATAGAGACTAAGTAACAGAAAGCGAATGCTATTTTGAGTCGTATAGATTAAGTATTGGTCGGAACTACGCATTAAAATATTCAAGAAAGTTTGCCATCCCCCGATAAACAATAAAATTAATAAAAACATGGAGGATTCTCAAATTAGAATAAAAGGAAATTGATAGGAGGCTGCTTTTAGTCAATCACAAACTAAAGCCCTTATTAACCCAATACAAACCCCTTTGGAAAGGGGTTTGTATTGGGTTATCATTGGGTTTGTATTGGGTTAATAAGGGGAGATACTAGTAGTTAGTAGTTAGTACTCTCGAAGAGACTTAACAGTATACATAACAAGTTTATTTTGTAGGCTATCGGTTAGCTTTTCATTCTTCAATTTGTTGAGGGCAACTTCATATACGTAGCCTTTTTCCAGAGGTTCAAGTTGTAGCTGTAATTGCTTTCTGCCTCTTGTCCAGTCTGCTTTGTTTATTTTAATGTTTTTGACATCTATTTGTTCAGAGCCGTACTTTTTATGGTAATGGTATCGATATCGGCGAACATGAACGAGGCTATCGATGGGTTCATTTTCTGTGTTGGCCACCTCGTCGGTAAAGTTCAGTTCGAATCCTCTCTTCGTGATTTTCATATCCTTGACATCGAAGGGAGTTTTTCCAGTGAAACGGATTCGTTGTATTCCGCGATCGCCGAGCCATCCATGGTCGGCTTGTCCGACCCATAGGTCGCCGTTAGGTGAAAATACTAGCCTGTTGTTTCCTTTGCGGAGGCCTTGCCCTTGAATGAATACCGTTGCAGCGCCCTGCATGACGCCATTTACCTCTTCGAGCATCACGCGCACAAGACGCTCGCTACTCATTTCGCCGATGATAAACTGTCCGTCAAATGCTTTCAGTTTTTTGTTGTCTTTGATCAGAATCGGCTGGGTTGGCGAATTAGCTAGCAGATCGTGTGGGAAGATCACAGTTGGTTTTTCGCGCATCTTATCTAAGGTCTCAACCGGCAAGTCGAACGGATTTCCTTTATTCCAACCTTTCGTCCATACGATACTGGCAGGATGTCCGTAGTGTTTTCCTTCCTCGACATGGTATAGGGGGCTGGTTCCGACCCAGTCACCTTGATTTTCGGTTACATAGAGTCGATCTTTTGCATCTAAGGCAATGCCATTGGGCGAACGGAAACCAGAAGCGAAGGGCGTTACTTTAAAGTTTTTATCGATTTTCATGACCCAACCTCGATAAGGCACCACGGAGAACATGGCATTTCCGTCTCTCATTTTGCCTATCATGAGCGTATCGCCCCTTAGTTCATCAGACATTCCTCCACCTGAGGATGAGGAATTGAGGGCGATATATAGGTTCCCATTTTTATCTTGTACCGGCCCGTAGGTGAATTCATGATAATTCCCCGTCATTCCGAAACCATCATATATGGTTTCAAAAAGGTCGGCTTCGCCATCGTTATCGGTATCTGTAATTCGTGTCAGCTCGGGCAATTGCATGACAAGCATTTCTTTATCAGATATTGCTTTTATTCCGAGGGGTTCGTGCAGTCCGCTGGCAAAAAGCTTCCATTCCTTGGTTTCCGGATTGTAGATCATGACCTCCCCTCGCATAAAGGTCGCAACTATACGCCCATCGGGCAAGGCGTCTAATGCGGCAACTTCTGCCGTCAATCCCTCTGGAGTCGCAATAGAATCGATATAGAAAGCATGTTTCTCATCGGACTGATGATCGGAACATGCAAGTAATGTAGCTGTGCAGGCTAAAAGTATATAGAACAATGATTTCATTTACTTATCTATTTTGTATTCCAAGGTAAATTCTTTGGCCTCCGCAGGGCTCAGTTTTATGGTTGGGTTTGTGAGCTCAGCGCCTTTATACCATGTTTTCATTCCGGGTGTATGCGTATGTTGGAACCTAAGGTCGGTATTCAGTTTTGACATCTTAAACGTGCGCATGATCCCCTTTCTATCCTCCGTTTCTTTAATCGTTTCGTAGACATCCATCTTGTCGATTTGATAGTGAAACTCCAGATATTTGTCTTTCAATATTTTATAGCCTTTGAACTGCTTTTTGTTTGGGCTATTTGCCGATGTTATCGCGATGGATGGGAGAATTGCTTGTTTGTAGAAGATATCGCCCAATACTTTAGCTTTCGCATCTTTATGTCCTTTCCAAATAGCGGTATTGTCGAGGAATTCACCTTGCCAGATATAGCGCAGATCGCATACGGCCGCATCCCAGCAATAGGATATTTGGCCCGGCAGATTTACCGCGAAGGCAGCAGGGCTAGCGCCCTCCATATAAATCCTGTAATAATATGGCGGCTGAGGTTCGTAGGGATGGTTCTTTTGGTGATGGTGTTGATGTTCGGACTGCTTACTTAATGCTGGCAAATGAGGATCCTGCGCTAGCTCGGGCATCTTTCCAGATTTGTTGACATATATTGCTCCATACATCACATGTCCGTGTCCGGGGAAGGTGCAGACATAGGGGTAAATGCCTTCAGCCGTCGGAGCAGTGAAACTGAGGTTCTCTTTTTGTCCGGCATGCAGAATCTTGGTATGCCAAAGAATGTCTTTGCTTTCGGGGATATAAGATTTTGCCATTCCCTGCGCCCCTAGTTTGCTCGCTAGGTTGACGATTTTTTCTCTTGTACCCGGCTTTATTATCAGCAGGTTATGGTCCATGTCGTCGGTATTTTCGAATTCAATGATTACTTTCTCTCCGGGTTGCACATGGAACCTTGGGACATCAAAGCGTAGTCCCGGCAGCACCGACATTTTCAGCTTTTTGACTGGTGGATCCAGGTCTACGAGCGCGGTATTACTCGTTAAAAAGAGAAGCAGAACGCTTAGTAAACTTAATAAAACAGGTTTTTTATTCATGGCTTGGGTGGCGCTAGTAGATCTTAATTGCTAAATGATTTGCAACAGCTTTTGATAGTGCGGCGAAGTCGTTAGGATTCCTCCCATTTTTTCAAAGAAATCATCATTTAAATGGAACGTTCCGTTCTGTACTTTTGTCCAGCTGGCATTTGGAAATGGATGTCGTAGCTTCATTTCTTGCCATTTTACGTAGTTCATATCGCCGTTTGTTTCCATTAAGCCCATGTTAACCACCGGGAAAGGTGAAAGGCTTGCGGCAATAATCTTGTTCCATTCCATCAACACCGGATTTACGGTCAAATCCGAACACAGGCAAGGAATGTTATTTTCATGGGCTATTTTCGCAATTTTTATGGTTAGACTAAGGGTTTTGGCGATTCCTTTCAAAATAAAAGCCTTATACCCGAGTTCTATTTTTTTATAGGCGTCTGCCTCGCTGTGAATGCTTTCATCTGCGCCGATCAGCACAGGTAGATCGTCTACTCTCTCTTGATTTGCTTCTACAAAGGGTTCCTCGTAGAGCAGGATGCGTTCGAAGGCCCCTATTTTTTTCGCGTAATCTAAGTAGTTTTGCAAATCTGCTTTTCGCTCGTACCGACCATTTGCATCCATGGTGTAGTAGATGGATTGATCGATGCCTCGTGCAGTTAATCGCTCGTTTATACAGTCATGAATTTCTTTCAACCGATCCTTGTCCTGTTGCAACATGGTTTGTTGATCGCCCGGGCTGCCCGTTTTAATCTTAAAGACAAAATATCCTTGATCTACCGCTGCAGCAATATCTTCTAGCGGCATACTATACGATATTTGGAACATGACGGCAACCTGTTTGTTTTTGTTTTGAAACGCCGGTCGGTAGGCCTCGGGGATCATCTGCTGGAAGCTTTCTACCTTATTCGTCTTACCGTATAGCATCCATAAAGCATTATCCACGGCTACCAGTGCGTTGTAAATGAAATTGACATGCAGGTTGTCTCGCTTTGTTATTTTTTTGCCTTCCTCTAGCAGGTAGGGCACGAGCTGTTCAGTCGCCTCCAATGGACAGGGAAACGACTTATTCTCGAGCCATTGCAATGCAGCCTTACTGACGTCGAGCATCCATGAATTGCCGGTGGATTCATCAGTTGCTGCAAAAGTATCCGCATCGCCATATAATACGCTCTGAGTACCCAAGCCAATACCATAGTTGCCCGAAGGGCCCTTAACATAGGCTATGGCTTGCCATAACTCGGTTAGGAATGCCCCTTTAAATCCGAATGGGAATCGAAGCTTTTCTTTTTCTACGGCGGCGCGAGTATGGATAACCTTTAATTGATTCATCATGGTTTTCTTCAGATTATTTGATGCCTTTAGGCTGTTTGCTTGGGTTGCTGCTAACAGCAAGCTACAATTCCCAATAAACTGTCTTCTGTTCATAAAGTATTCGCTTTTCGTGTTCCGTTTACGTTCACGGTAACAGTTTGTACTTGAAGAAGCTTATTTAAATAAAAATTGTAAGTCTTCAGGTTTGCTGATGGTTAATTGAATACTAAGCTAAATGTATAAATTGTAAAAACCAAGAATAAGGAGGCAAAAGGATTAAAATTTTGGGGGGAGGTATAAAAAACCGAGGGAAAAATTGTATATTTGCGTGTGGAAAGGAGTAAAATTACAATCATGAAAGCAAAAACAACATTTCCCGTCAGTAGAGGAGCGAAAGTTGTTAGCCGCTCCAGGTTAGAACAAACCGAATTTTCACCATCATGGGTGGTGCAACACGTCAATGATGCGCCCGGATATAAGCTAGAACTAATTGACCGCATCCGTATCGGCGTCACCAAATTAGAGTGGAAAGAATTGATCAGCAGCATCGGCGAGAACGAGAAAGAATTTGAGCATGTATTACCAAGCTCGATAAGCAGTATGCAGAAGAAGCCTCGGTATGATAAAGAGACTTCGGAGCGCATTTACGAAATTTCCAGGCTTTTTGGCCTGGGTTATCAAGTCTTTGACAGCCCTGATTTGTTCAGAGAATGGCTCTGGACGCCATCTAAAGCCTTAGGCGGCAAAAAGCCATTCGACTTATTAGATAGCAGTTTTGGTTTTGAGTTGGTCGAGAATGAGATCATCAGGATTCAGCACAACGTATATAGCTAATGGTTGTTTTTCGGGTTGCCAATTTAAAGTTCAAAGATTCTACATTGAGTGGTATTGGTGCTGAAAAAGTTGGAGGTCGTTGGAATCAGGTCGGAACGCGGGCAGTCTACTGCTCAGAGAATATTTCGTTAGCCATATTGGAATACTATGTGCATTCGGAGAACATCGCATTACTCCCCAAACAAATATTAGTAGCGAAGATCGAATTCCCTGATGATTTTATCGTTGAAGAACTATCGGAGTTGCCGGCGCGTTGGAATCAATATCCGTATTCATCCAAGACTGCCGGGGTGTTCACGAAGTTGGCAAATAACAGGGATTTCTTTGCGTTGAAGGTCCCCTCGACTGTTGTTCCGATGGAATATAATTATATTCTAAATCCGCTTTATAAGGAGTTTGGCAAGGTTGAGATCGTCGAATTCATCAATCTGGATGTTGATAGCCGGCTGAAAGAAGATAAAAGATAATTTCTATTCCGGGAAATGATTATCACATTCATATTCCCGGAATAGAAATATTTATTTACTGATACTTTGTGTGCCTAGATACTTTACGTCTACCCGACGATTTTTGGCTCTGCCTTCTGGATTATCCTGTCCGTTCGCTAGGGTGTTTTCCGCAATAGGATCCTTCTCTCCTCTTCCGAGTGCTATAATATCATTTTCGATACCATTATTTTTAAGCCAATCCTTAACTGCATTAGCTCTATCTAGAGAAAGTTTTTCGTTGTATGCGTCGTTGCCTTTCGAATCGGTATGACCTGTAATCTGCACTTTCTCATTTCCACTTTTTCTAATTTGGTCTGCCAATTTCGATAGTTCTGCATCTGCTTCTGGTTTAAGCGTAGCCTTATCAAATTCGAAGATCTTATCTGCAGACAGCTGTATATCAATATTTAAATTACTTTGATTAGCGGTCAAACTGCTGCCGGTACTTTCGAGCGGCGCATTTGCAGTAGCTACCTCTTGTCTGGTCGCCGTGAATGTGTCGACTTCGGGAGTTAATCCATCAGTCGAATTTTTAGTACTACTCGACGTCTTATCAGCATGACTCTTCTCGTTGGTTCCCGTGGAATTACAAGCAAGCATCTTTTGACAAACACTTCAGTCTAACACTCAACATGTTAAGACTAAAACTGTTATAAAAATTTTTGGGGTAGTACAACCAAATTTCCTTTGAAGTGTTCATCTGCTACACAATAGGTATTTACGAATAATGTATTGACATGTTTAGAGACGGAGCACGCAAGAGTTTATGGCAATCGGAAGTAAAAAAGTATGAAGGATTCTTAGCAAGAGGTCACAGATACGACGTGGTAATCGTCGGCGCTGGAATAACAGGTATTTCAACGGCTTACCGGCTTCAAAATCAAGGGTTAAAATGCGTCATTTTGGAAGCGAGTAATATTGGTTTTGGTACTACCGGGGGCACCACGGCTCACCTAAATGACTTTTTCGACACGACTTTTGAGGAAACAATAAACAAGTTTGGATTAGAGAATGCACGGCTACTTGCTGAGGCGGGAAAAGAAGCTATGCAAATTTTTACGTCGAACGTCATGAAGAATACCATTGACTGTGATTTTGAGCATAAAGATGCAGTGCTGTTTGCAACAAGTGAAGAACAGGTTGAGGAATTAGAGAAAATCTTCGAAGGCGCTCAAAAGGTTGGTTATCAAATGGCATATACAGATAGTATCGAATACCCCATGGGGTTCCAAAAGGCATTGTTGATTCCTCGACAAGCACAATTTCATCCACTTAAATATATCAAAGCCTTAGCCGAGGCTTTTACAAATGCCGGGGGAACCATTATTGATAACTGTATCTACGAATCCCATGACGAGAGCGACCAGGAAGTTCTCGTTCATACGAGTCAGGGGACCGTTCGCGGTGGACATGCTGTGTTTGCAACCCATACTCCCCCTGGAGTTAACCTTTTACACTTTACCACTGCACCATATCGCAGCTATGCAATTGCCTTTACTCTAAACAGTGAAGACTATCCGAACACCTTAGGCTATGACCTTTGCAATCCCTATCATTATTATAGGACTCATATTATCCAGGGAAAGAAAATGATTATTGCGGGAGGAGAGGACCACAAAACAGGACATAGCGAAGATGAGGGTGCATGCTTTGCGCGCTTGGAGAATCACTGTCGAAACTACTTCGATATTAATCAAATTCAGTACGCGTGGTCGAGTCAGTACTTCGAGCCTGCAGATGGACTCCCCTCGATTGGCGTTTTACCATCGAGCCAGGGTCGTCTTTTCGTGGCCACAGGTTTCAGAGGCAACGGGATGACGTTTGGAACCTTGTCTTCGACCATCCTTACCGATTTGATTTTGCAACGCCCTAATCGTTTTGCTAAACTTTTCGATCCGAAGCGATTTAAACCGACTGCCGGCTTCAAGAGTTTCTTGAAGGAAAATGCTACTGTGCTGAAGGATATGATCGGTGATAAGATTAATATGGAGAGAATTAATTCGCTATTGGATATAGAACCCGGAAAGGCGAAAGTTGTTCGATACGGAGGACAGGCTTACGCTGTTTATTCGGAAAGCAATGGCCAACGGCACGTTTTAAAAAGCACATGTCCACACGCCAAGTGTGAAGTACGATGGAATAACGCAGAATTATCTTGGGATTGTCCCTGTCACGGCTCTCGGTTTAACGTGAATGGCAAAATGCTAAATGGTCCTTCAACCCAAGGACTGGAGCGCTTAGAATAGCGAAGGGTACAACTGCAGTGCGACCTTTAGTGCTGGCTAAGCGTCTTGGTCATCAAAGCTTGCAAACATGGGGGAAGGATATCAGTTCCGGTGAGACTGCTTCCTCAATAACGAAACCCTCTGCAACTTGGAGATAGGAGATTGGTTTGGTTTCTTCGTTATCGGCTATACGAGCGCAGCTTGACAGGGATAGGAAGCAGAAAACGAAGAGACAGGGTATCATTAATCGCACTCTCGATTTGAAAGCGGCAAACAATTGTGCATCAGCACATTCACTGACTAAGGTCATTATGAAAAGTTTAAGTTCTTTCTATATCTTGTCTACACAAGACAATCAAATATGGCAAAACTATCCTTATAAACAAGAAGCTAACAGGACATTAAAAATCTAGCGGTCAGATGCTAGAGAATTAGAGGTGGGGAATAGCATGAGTCGGGAAACTGGAAACGTTTTCCAATTTTGTTGAGGGAGTGATTGGTTTAAGAAGAAAGAAAATGCTGGTTGAGTTACGGCGAAACATACTGTTTCCGCGTAACTAAACCAGCATACCGATATTTTATTGTACTCGCATATTTAACTTATTGATCATATTTGCCATCCACACATCTTGAGCCTTGAAGGTCGACAGCTCATCATTATCTCCTGCTTCATCGAGACTTTCGATAATTTCTTCCGCATATTTGAGGTGCAACAACTCAGCGAGATGCATGATGCTGTCCTCATCGAATTCTAATTCATACCAGAAAACTACCTCTTCCAGAAATACGCCATCCCAATTTAAAACAATTGGATCTTCGATTTCCTCTTCCAATCCATAGGCAATAAAAACCCTTCCGCTCGGTATCATACGCGATAATATCAGAACTTCTTAGCTTGAGGATCGGCTTAAAGCGATCAACACGATACGTCTTCTGCTCCTCCGCAGATAAGTCTAAAATCCTTAATGGCTTCGAATATTCGTAACCTAATGCTTCCTCAAATACATCATCAGAAACATTCTCGTCATAGATATCTGTCACAATCTTAGGAAGCCCCAATTTATGAATCAGTTCCCTTAATTCTACTTCAGTTAGTTGATAAGCAGCTATATTTTTTGTTTTATGGATTTATGTTAATAACGACTAATACCTTGAAGTCGTATAACGTAAAAGTACTTTTGAACATACTTTTATCTTTGGCTTCAAATTAACGAATAAACAATTTGTGGCTAAATATTTTACCAAGTGGAATTATATAATTAAACAAGTGGAGCGTTGAAATAGCGGTAACTTCTAATACCATGCTACTTTCACAAGTCCAATTGGATTTGTGAAATGAATTTTACATAACTTTACCGTTTTAATCAGCACCATGATCTACTTCCATATTCCTTTTTGCAAGCAAGCGTGTTACTACTGCGATTTCCACTTTAGCACTTCTATGCAATACAAAGACGAAATGCTGCAGGCTATGCACAAGGAATTGAGCATGCGTTCTAACTATCTCGAAAACAAAACCATCCATTCCATTTACTTCGGCGGAGGCACCCCTTCCACACTTACGGCCGAGGAAATCGACCGCCTGATTGGAAAAGTTGCCGAGCATTACGAAATAGCACCCGATGCGGAAATCACCTTGGAAGCAAATCCTGACGACCTGGATAAAAACAAAGTCAATGCCTTAAGACAAACCGCCGTTAATCGCTTCTCGATCGGAATCCAATCCTTTTATGAGGAAGATTTGCGATGGATGAATAGGGCGCATAATGCTGAAGAGGCGAAATCTGCAATTATGCGCGTGCAAGACGCGGGCTTTGAAAATATAACCTGTGACCTGATCTATGGATACCCCCTATTGACCGATCTGAAGTGGAAAGCTAACATGCAGCAGCTCATTGATTTTCAGATACCGCACATCTCCTCTTATGCGATGACCGTAGAAAAGAAAACAGCGCTGGATCATTTGATAAAGAAAGGGAAAACTGCCCCAATCAACGAAGGTCAAAGTGCGGAGCAGATGCTTATGCTGATTTCCCACTTAACCGACAACGGTTATGAGCAGTATGAAATATCCAATTTCGCAAAGCCCGGAAAACATGCTATCCACAACAGTAATTATTGGAGGGGAAAACACTATTTAGGCATCGGCCCCTCTGCGCACTCCTTTAACGGCGTATCGCGCTCGTGGAATATCGCCAATAATGCACTGTACACCAAACAGCTTTTCCAAAACGAATTGGCATTAGAAACCGAAGAACTAAGCCTAGACGATCAGTTTAACGAGTATGTCATGACATCCCTCCGAACAAAATGGGGAGTAGACTACGAATACCTCAAAAGCAACTTTGATAGCGACTACCTATCCTACCTGAAAAAAGAAGCCGACATCTATCTGAAACAGGAAGATTTACTGCTGAAAGACGATCAATATCTTGTGTTAACCGCCTCAGGAAAGCTAATTGCAGATCAAATCGCCTCTGATTTGTTCATCGTTTCTTAACGTTGCAATTTAATATTTTGCTTTATGTCAACAATAACACGAATTCATTAGCAAATAAAATCCATTAACTAGCATTTGTTAGCAAATCCCTAATTTTTAAAAACCCGCCTGATTACCAGCATTATAATTCATATTTTTGCGCCAAAATAATCTATTATAATCGATATGGTACAATCTTCTACTTTTGAGAACCAAATCAAAAGTTACAAAGTCAAGCAGAACGCTTGCGTAAAGCTTATTCAAGTAGTAAGCGACCTATGGTTCAATCAATCCATTGAACTGGTTCTATTCCGCAATCAACTGATTGATCGTCGCGTAAGTTTCATCCTTAATTTACATCAAAGGACGAAAGAGTTAGCAGAGAAAGAAATTAGTATTGAGGAAACTCTTCAAATTGCTGAGATTATCCAAACGCTAGAATTAACTCCTTCACGCATTGACATTGGTAAATTAGCGTTGGAAGTACGCAAGCAGAACGTTCAACTCGAAGATTTAGAAGCTTTCCTTTCCAAGGAACTCGCGCCTGCACATCAGCATCAAACCTTCGAACCAAGGGACGTTGTTCTCTATGGATTTGGTCGAATTGGTCGCTTATTAGCAAGAGAATTGATCAGCAAAGCAGCTGCAGGTCGTCAATTACGTTTACGAGCAATTGTGACCAGAGATCAGTTGGATGAAAAAACACTCGAAAAAAGAGCGAGCTTATTACGTCAAGATTCTATCCACGGTGACTTCGAAGGCGAAGTAGATATCGATGTAGAAAAAGGTGCATTGATTATCAATGGCGTACCTGTTTACATCATCTCTGCCAAGAATCCTGAAGACATCGATTATACACAGTACGACATCAATAACGCCTTAGTAATCGATAATACAGGGGCTTTTAGAGATCAACAAGAGCTTAGTCGCCATTTAACTTCTAAGGGTGCAACACAAGTCTTATTGACTGCGCCGGGCAAAGGTGTTCCAAATATCGTTTACGGCGTAAATGAATATGACGCCGACAATAAAAAGGATAATACATTCTCTGCTGCTTCTTGTACCACCAATGCTATTTCACCAGTTTTAGCGGTATTAGAGAAACGTATCGGAATTGTGAAAGGCCATATCGAAACCATCCACTCCTACACCAACGACCAAAACTTAGTTGATAACTTCCATAAGAAGTCTAGAAGAGGACGTGCAGCGGCATTAAACATGGTAATCACGGAGACTGGCGCAGGAAGCGCAGTCGCGAAAGTATTACCTGTATTGGCTGGAAAGCTAACCTCCAATGCGATTCGCGTGCCTGTTCCTAATGGTTCCCTAGCGATCTTAAATCTAGAACTGAAGTCCATCACTACGGTTGAAGAGGTGAACGGCCTTTTAAAGAAAGCAGCGTTAGAAGGTGATCTAGTCGAACAAATTCAATACGCAAACAACGCAGAACTTGTATCATCTGATATCGTGGGCACTACGGCCGCTTCTGTGGTTGATGCTCCTGCAACAATCGTATCAGCAGATGGCAAAAACGTCGTAATTTACGTATGGTATGATAATGAATACGGCTATACACATCAAGTAATGCGCCTAGCCAGACATATCGCTGGAGTAAGAAGATATACTTATTATTAAGATTCTCTTGTACGGTCGCAAAAGTGCATTGTCTAGGAATCGAGCAAGTCATCTGACTCAAGAAAACAGCGAGCAACTCGCCGAGAAGCTTAAAAGTATATTTGGCACAAACTAAAAACCCATAGCGATTGCTATATAAATCGATGAATCGAACAATGGGGCTGTAGCAATACGGCTCCATTGATTTTTAGCCTCCTGTGGTAGATATCTTAACCAATCAGCCGCTCCGTTTCCAAATATTTCATAATGATCTGCGTAGCCCCAGCACGCGTATGCACATAATTCTTAGCTGATTCTCCCGCCATGTTCAACTTTGCAGGATCCTTCAAAGCCGCAAATATGTTGGAAAGCTCCTCCTTGCTGCTGACCGGAAAACCAGCACCCAGTTCCAGCAAATCCATCGCTTCCTTAAACTTCTCATACTTCGGACCGAATATCACCGGAATACCGTAAGTAGCAGCCTCCAACGTATTATGTATTCCCGCTCCAAAACCACCACCAATATAGGCGATATCGCCATAATAATAAAGCGATGACAGCATACCAATATTGTCAATAATCAATACCTGCTCTCGAGCAATTTCTTCAGCAGAATAACGCCCGAATTGCGAGAAACGTAAGGCCGAAGGAAAGAGCTTTAAAAGCTGTTCAATATGTTCATCA from Sphingobacterium sp. BN32 harbors:
- a CDS encoding acyloxyacyl hydrolase, with translation MFLLILLFIGGWQTFLNILMRSSDQYLIYTTQNSIRFLLLSLYFFYGFLLNAQQKTDNSRVDTAKVFISNFSHHIAAEIRPSYVFPTSPFYKTEVANEQLSKRAVSGHIKYSFSLPKGSLGKQVFSKTQQGIGIAVFDFGNHKELGTPIASYLFQTAQLSKLSEVASLNYEWNFGLSTGWRPYDPVNNPGNMIIGSKLNAYINLGLFLKWEIADRYWLTTGAELTHFSNGNTEYPNAGLNMVGAKLGLLYNLANDKQEKSEAEQVVNIPALKRHLSYDLVLFGSWRRKGIEFGNTQVASPDKYPVLGAYFAPMYNLNYRFRTGVSLDGLYDGSGNVYTKDHIIGTDQPFIKPNWDQQLALGLSARADFTMPIFTISMGIGTHFLHKGGDFSGTYQSLALKTKMSRSAFLHIGYNVKDFRDPNYLMLGIGYRFNNKTPSLISF
- a CDS encoding sorbosone dehydrogenase family protein, with translation MKSLFYILLACTATLLACSDHQSDEKHAFYIDSIATPEGLTAEVAALDALPDGRIVATFMRGEVMIYNPETKEWKLFASGLHEPLGIKAISDKEMLVMQLPELTRITDTDNDGEADLFETIYDGFGMTGNYHEFTYGPVQDKNGNLYIALNSSSSGGGMSDELRGDTLMIGKMRDGNAMFSVVPYRGWVMKIDKNFKVTPFASGFRSPNGIALDAKDRLYVTENQGDWVGTSPLYHVEEGKHYGHPASIVWTKGWNKGNPFDLPVETLDKMREKPTVIFPHDLLANSPTQPILIKDNKKLKAFDGQFIIGEMSSERLVRVMLEEVNGVMQGAATVFIQGQGLRKGNNRLVFSPNGDLWVGQADHGWLGDRGIQRIRFTGKTPFDVKDMKITKRGFELNFTDEVANTENEPIDSLVHVRRYRYHYHKKYGSEQIDVKNIKINKADWTRGRKQLQLQLEPLEKGYVYEVALNKLKNEKLTDSLQNKLVMYTVKSLREY
- a CDS encoding plastocyanin/azurin family copper-binding protein, translating into MNKKPVLLSLLSVLLLFLTSNTALVDLDPPVKKLKMSVLPGLRFDVPRFHVQPGEKVIIEFENTDDMDHNLLIIKPGTREKIVNLASKLGAQGMAKSYIPESKDILWHTKILHAGQKENLSFTAPTAEGIYPYVCTFPGHGHVMYGAIYVNKSGKMPELAQDPHLPALSKQSEHQHHHQKNHPYEPQPPYYYRIYMEGASPAAFAVNLPGQISYCWDAAVCDLRYIWQGEFLDNTAIWKGHKDAKAKVLGDIFYKQAILPSIAITSANSPNKKQFKGYKILKDKYLEFHYQIDKMDVYETIKETEDRKGIMRTFKMSKLNTDLRFQHTHTPGMKTWYKGAELTNPTIKLSPAEAKEFTLEYKIDK
- a CDS encoding mandelate racemase/muconate lactonizing enzyme family protein, yielding MNRRQFIGNCSLLLAATQANSLKASNNLKKTMMNQLKVIHTRAAVEKEKLRFPFGFKGAFLTELWQAIAYVKGPSGNYGIGLGTQSVLYGDADTFAATDESTGNSWMLDVSKAALQWLENKSFPCPLEATEQLVPYLLEEGKKITKRDNLHVNFIYNALVAVDNALWMLYGKTNKVESFQQMIPEAYRPAFQNKNKQVAVMFQISYSMPLEDIAAAVDQGYFVFKIKTGSPGDQQTMLQQDKDRLKEIHDCINERLTARGIDQSIYYTMDANGRYERKADLQNYLDYAKKIGAFERILLYEEPFVEANQERVDDLPVLIGADESIHSEADAYKKIELGYKAFILKGIAKTLSLTIKIAKIAHENNIPCLCSDLTVNPVLMEWNKIIAASLSPFPVVNMGLMETNGDMNYVKWQEMKLRHPFPNASWTKVQNGTFHLNDDFFEKMGGILTTSPHYQKLLQII
- a CDS encoding antitoxin Xre/MbcA/ParS toxin-binding domain-containing protein, with amino-acid sequence MKAKTTFPVSRGAKVVSRSRLEQTEFSPSWVVQHVNDAPGYKLELIDRIRIGVTKLEWKELISSIGENEKEFEHVLPSSISSMQKKPRYDKETSERIYEISRLFGLGYQVFDSPDLFREWLWTPSKALGGKKPFDLLDSSFGFELVENEIIRIQHNVYS
- a CDS encoding RES family NAD+ phosphorylase yields the protein MVVFRVANLKFKDSTLSGIGAEKVGGRWNQVGTRAVYCSENISLAILEYYVHSENIALLPKQILVAKIEFPDDFIVEELSELPARWNQYPYSSKTAGVFTKLANNRDFFALKVPSTVVPMEYNYILNPLYKEFGKVEIVEFINLDVDSRLKEDKR